The following nucleotide sequence is from uncultured Fibrobacter sp..
GCTATGTGGTGTGGCAGAACCTGGTGCTCAGTTATCTGAGCGCAAGGATCAAACCGAAATCCTAAATAGCTGAAAAAATTTGTTATTTTTCAACAAAATAGTGAGGAGACTGTTTTGTATGCTATTTCGATATGCAGGCATAGCTTTAACGTTGTTCCTTGCCGGTTGTGTCTATGTGACCGGTGGCGATAGTGAAGCTCCAGAAGAGATTGAACTTGCAGATTTGCAAGGGTGTTATTACAACGCCGATGTGAGTCACACGTTTAGTGACGTGTACCATTATGAACACGACACCAAAGTGGGCGGGACTCTTACGGTAAAAGATGATAGTGTCTCGCAGAACTCTTATTGCCGAAAGCTTTGCATCGAAGGCGATAAGATTACGGACTTGACTTTCACTAAAAAAGTTTTTTGGACTAGAGATGGCCTGACCCGGCTTTCTACGGCATACGCTGATTCCTCGACTGGAAAAGGAACCGCGTCGATTCTCGGGTACGATTCGGATGACGGTCATTTCTATAATAACTTGAAAATGAGCATTAAGTATAAGGAATCTTGCTCGTTTAATTACTCGTGTGATGATAAGTATTATTGGTTGACGTATAGCTATCTGTTTGAAGAACGTGATGGTGTGAAGTCCATTTACCATCACGGTCGTGTAGAGGTTTCCTCGAAGGAGTACAACGACTTATGCGCAGAATAGTTTTTGCACTCGTAGTCCTTTGCGTGGCTTTTACATCGGCCAATGCGGCTTATTTAAATGCAACCTTGCAGGATAGCCGTATCCAGGAATCCAATCATATTTACAAGCCTGGTGGAATAGTCGGTTTCGCCCTTGAAGGTGGCTTTTTCAATGAGCCCGAAAACATTGTCGATTACACGTTAGGAATCGGCATTCGTAGATTCGGTTATTCGCACTCCAATGGAGACAAAAGTGTTTCTCTTTGGGAAATTGAATTCAAGCCTTTGACATGGAGCGTGACATATTGGAACGTGATGCTTGAATTTTATTTAGGCATCGGCTACATTTTTGCGGAAAGCAACGTAAACGAAGAAATGGAAAAGCGTTTTGAAGGAACCGATGACCGTGGAAGCCACGGAACGATTGAGAATATCAAGGAAACGATTGCTATCAATTACGGTTACAGATTGGGGTATAGAATTACGGAACAGTTTATGGTTTCGTTAGTCGCCGATTACCAGAAACCTGGACCGGGCTGGCATTATGCGCATGACCCCACAGGACATTTCTTTGTCGGTGGTTTAGGCGTTAATTTCCAATGGAATATGCCGTGGTAGAATATGACCCATGCCGAACTTGTCAAGCGCCTGTTGGCTGAACAGGATTTAAAGTACCGCGACTTTCATGCGTCGCTGTTGCCGAACATCGACAAAAAATCGATTATCGGCGTGCGCGTGCCCACGATGCGAAAGATTGCGAAGGAGTTTGTGGATTCAGCGGTGAAGGGGGCTGCGAAGGGCTCTGCAAAAACTATGCCGAAGGATGTTGCGAACTTTTTAGACAAGCTCCCGCACAAGTATTTCGAAGAAAATCAGGTGCACCTTTTTGCGGTGGAACGCATCAAGGATTTTGACGAATGCCTGCGTCGTATCGAGCAGTTCTTGCCCTACATTGACAACTGGGCTGTATGCGACGGCAAATCCCCGAAAGCTCTGCTCAAAGATGAAACGCAATTCTTGGAACGCATTCAGGCATGGCTCAAGTCGAATCACCCGTACACGGTGCGTTTCGGCGTGAACATGCTCATGAATTATTTCTTGGACGAGCGATTCGACAAGCGTTACTTGAAATGGGTCGCGGCCATTGACGAAAATATTTTCGACGATTCGGACACTGGAGCCGCAGAAGGAAACGTGCGCGCAACCGATCGCTACTATGTGCAAATGGAAATCGCCTGGTATTTCGCGACGGCGCTTGCCAAGCAATGGGACGCCGCCTTCCCCTATATTAAGGGGCGAAAGTTTTCTGCATGGACTCATGCCAAAACAATCCAGAAAGCCTGCGAAAGCTACCGAATTACGGCGGAGCAAAAAGAAATCTTGCGTAAGCTGAAATAATGGCGCGTGAAGGCGCGAATTATACGCCGGCTTCTTGCAGGCGCTTTACGTGACAGTAGGCGAGTTCCTTTGTTTTTTCATCTCTGAGGTGCAGGCTGGAGCCTTCGCAGTAGCGCCAGTATTTGCAGTCCTTGCATTCGCCGATTCTAGCCCAGCTGCGGTCGCGCATGACCTGATAGCGGTTCTGCCATACATCCCACAAGTCGTCTTTGTAGATGTTGCCTTGAATGTAGTCGCCGCGCAAGCTCGGGCATGCCGAAATGCTTCCGTCGCAAAGGACCGAGGCGATGTTCACGCCGGCCCAGCAGAAGAACGGATTGTCGCGAACGACTTTCTCGTAGCTCCCGAGGAATCCTTCGCAGTCGTAATTCACGTTAATCTGGCCCTGCTTTTTTGCTTCGCGAATGAATTCGAAGGTTTGGCGGAATTCGTCGTTCGTGAGCATGAATAGTGGGTTGTCTTTAGCGCGGCCTTTGGGGAACACGTTCGAGACTCGCCAGCGCCTGACGCCGAGATTCACCAGCAGGTTGTGAATTTGCGGAAGCTCGCTCAAGTTCTTTTTGTTCACGCAGGTCATTACGTCGAAGGTCAGTTCCTTGACGCTTGCGGCCATATGGATCGCTCGTATGGCGCGTTCAAAGCTGTGGGCGTTACCGCGGAAAAGATTGTGGTTCGCTTCAAGACCATCGAGACTGATGGTGAGCGAGCGCAGGCCCGCGTTCATGAGCTTGGTAAAGCGCTCGGGAGTGAGAGCCAATCCGTTTGTGACCATGCCCCAGGCGTAGCCTCGTTTTTTGATTTCTTGGGCGCATTCTTCGAGATCGCCGCGCATGAGCGGTTCACCGCCGGTAATGACCACGGTGAAATTCTTGGGGTCCACATGCGGGGCGAGGCTGTCGAGCACTCGCAGAAAATCTACGCGGGGCATGTCGGGAATGGCGTCGGCAACGCAGTCACTGCCGCAATGCTGACAATGCAGGTTGCAACGCAACGTGCATTCCCAGAAAAAATACGTCAGCGGATGCGCCTTAATCTCGTTGTGGCGATAAAGGCGGAACGCTTCGAGCGCGAGCTTTTTCTTGAGACCGAGCTGCATTAATTATTTTCTTCCGGTGCGCCGCAGATATCGCTCGGGCATCCGTACAAGTCTACGGCGCCATCCAATATGTCGTATTTGGCACGGAATTCGGCTTCGTTGTAAACCTTGCCGTCGTCGCACTTGTAAGTGGTTTCTTTGACAATTACAACTCCGTACTTGGCGCAGACATCGCCGTCGCATTCAGGAGACTGTACCGTTTCCTTTGTTTCTTCTTTGCAGGTGACGCCGTCTTCACAAGAGAGAGTCGAGCCGGTTTTTTGGCAAAGGGGATTTAGAACGCCGTACTTAGGAGCAATCACTTCGCTGCTGGAACTTGCGATGAAGACGCCGTATTTGGGCGTAACGGGGTCAATAACGATGAAGGAGTCGCGAACGCCATATAGCGGAGCCGGCATGTCAAAGCTGCTGGAGCTTTCGGTGATATTCGGGTCGACAGCTTCAGAAGAGCTGGAGGTTGCCTCGGCTGCGGAACTTGCGGCCGGGTTAGCAGAAACTTCGGAACTGGATTCCGGATTGGCTGCTGTAGCACTGGAGTTAGGCTGCTCGACAGAGGAACTGGATGCATCGCCGGCTGTTGCGGAACTAGACTTCGGCTTGTCAACCGAAGAGCTGGATTCCGGCGTGCTATTGTCGTCGGCCGAAGAAGTGTTGTCGCAGCTTGCCCAGAAAAATCCGGTCAAGGCGAGGGCAATTTTTTTCCAGTGTTTGTAGAGCATATTAAACTCCTTTTAAAAGCAAAGGCTTATTTTATTTAATATATAAAATATATGCGATTTTGCAAGCAATGTGCGTTTTCCTGTGACGCTTGCAAAAAAAGAAAAACATTTCCTAAAAACGGCCAATGCGAGCAAAAAGACGACCAACGTGAGCAAAGAGCGCCTCGTATTAACGAGGCGTGGTTGCGAGAGTGAGGCGATATCACATTTTTTTGACTGAAATAGAGCCGAACGGTCTCATAAGTCCACATTTGACTTTTAGTTCCTAATGGAGTATATTTAGTAGCATGATGGGATTTGGACGTAAAAACATCTTTTCTTGCGCCGCGGTAGCCCTGTGCCTCGCGGGCTTTGCCTCGGAATCGCAGGCTCAGACCAAGGTGGTGGTGGACCCCGGCAAGCGCTATCAGGTTTTTGAAGGCTGGGGAACCAGTCTTTGTTGGTGGGCCGTAAAGGCGGGCGCCTGGAGCGAGTCGAACCGCAGCAAGCTTCTGGGTGCGATTGCCGACCCCGATACGGGTCTGGGCTACACGATTTTCCGCTACAACATCGGCGGCGGCGACCAGCCGGGCCATAACCATTTGGACAAAGGCGACGGCGGTGCGAATGTTCCTGGCTACAAGCCTACCGAAAAGGGCGATTTCGACTGGACGGCCGACCCGTACCAGCGCACAATCGCCATTGAACTTTCCAAGCGCGTGAAGAGCCCGATTTTTGAGGCGTTCAGCAATTCGCCCCCGTGGTGGATGACGAAGAGCGGCTGCGTCTCGGGCTCTAGCGACGGCAGCGACAACCTCAAGGAAGACTATTTCGACGACTTCGCGGACTACCTCTCCGAAGTGGCGCTGCATTTCAAGAAGGAATGG
It contains:
- a CDS encoding DNA alkylation repair protein, coding for MTHAELVKRLLAEQDLKYRDFHASLLPNIDKKSIIGVRVPTMRKIAKEFVDSAVKGAAKGSAKTMPKDVANFLDKLPHKYFEENQVHLFAVERIKDFDECLRRIEQFLPYIDNWAVCDGKSPKALLKDETQFLERIQAWLKSNHPYTVRFGVNMLMNYFLDERFDKRYLKWVAAIDENIFDDSDTGAAEGNVRATDRYYVQMEIAWYFATALAKQWDAAFPYIKGRKFSAWTHAKTIQKACESYRITAEQKEILRKLK
- a CDS encoding TIGR04133 family radical SAM/SPASM protein — protein: MQLGLKKKLALEAFRLYRHNEIKAHPLTYFFWECTLRCNLHCQHCGSDCVADAIPDMPRVDFLRVLDSLAPHVDPKNFTVVITGGEPLMRGDLEECAQEIKKRGYAWGMVTNGLALTPERFTKLMNAGLRSLTISLDGLEANHNLFRGNAHSFERAIRAIHMAASVKELTFDVMTCVNKKNLSELPQIHNLLVNLGVRRWRVSNVFPKGRAKDNPLFMLTNDEFRQTFEFIREAKKQGQINVNYDCEGFLGSYEKVVRDNPFFCWAGVNIASVLCDGSISACPSLRGDYIQGNIYKDDLWDVWQNRYQVMRDRSWARIGECKDCKYWRYCEGSSLHLRDEKTKELAYCHVKRLQEAGV